The proteins below are encoded in one region of Dama dama isolate Ldn47 chromosome 21, ASM3311817v1, whole genome shotgun sequence:
- the CRH gene encoding corticoliberin, which produces MRLPLLVSVGVLLVALLPSPPCRALLSRGPIPGARQASQHPQPLSFFQPPPQPQEPQALPTLLRVGEEYFLRLGNLGETRAAPLSPAASPLASRSNSRLSPDKVAANFFRALLQPRRPLDSPADPAERGTENALGSRQEAPAARKRRSQEPPISLDLTFHLLREVLEMTKADQLAQQAHSNRKLLDIAGK; this is translated from the coding sequence ATGCGACTGCCGCTGCTCGTGTCTGTGGGTGTCCTGCTGGTGGCTCTGCTGCCCTCCCCGCCATGCAGGGCCCTCCTCAGCCGGGGGCCCATCCCGGGTGCCCGGCAAGCATCGCAGCACCCCCAGCCCCTGAGTTTCTTCCAGCCGCCGCCGCAGCCCCAGGAACCCCAGGCTCTGCCCACCCTACTCCGCGTTGGGGAGGAATACTTCCTCCGCCTGGGTAACCTCGGTGAGACCCGGGCTGCTCCGCTCTCTCCTGCCGCCTCGCCTCTCGCCAGCAGAAGCAACAGTCGCCTTTCTCCGGACAAGGTGGCCGCCAACTTTTTCAGAGCGCTGCTGCAGCCCCGGCGCCCGCTCGACAGCCCGGCGGATCCCGCCGAACGCGGCACAGAGAACGCCCTCGGCAGCCGCCAGGAGGCGCCGGCTGCCAGGAAGAGGAGATCCCAGGAACCTCCCATCTCCCTGGATCTCACCTTCCACCTCCTCCGAGAAGTCTTGGAAATGACCAAGGCCGATCAGTTAGCGCAGCAAGCTCATAGCAACAGGAAACTGTTGGACATTGCTGGGAAATGA